ACGAAAGAAAAACCCTAAAAAACAATTAGAAACTTCCTATGTTTCGAAAAACGTAAACAATAAATTATTATTTTTAGTTCACTTAACCTATAAATAATAATATTATGGCATCAACATCCGAAGTGGGGCACGCTAAAAACGTAGCCAACTTTCAAAACCTCATGGCATTTGTAAATGGCTATGGAGCCACTTACAATCCGTCCAAAAACGACTTATCACGACCCAAACTCGAGGCTCTTTATGCTCAAGCAAACGCACATGTAGCCGAAGTTATTAACAAAAACACCGCGTATTACAATGCCGTTAATCAACGTGTAGAAGCTTTTAGTGGACTACGCTCCTTATCAACCCGTTTAGTAAATGCGTTAGAATCTACCAATGCCAGCAAAGAAAAAATAGACGATGCCAAAGGCTTTAACCGCAAGATGCAAGGCAGAAGAGCCTCTAAAAAAGAAGTGTCTACAGATCCCAATCAACCCGCAGCACCTAAAACCATCAGTGCTAGCCAGCAATCCACCGTCCAAATGATACAACACTTCGAAGGGCTAATTTCGGTTTTACAATCCGAATCTAGTTACACCCCCAACGAATCCGAATTAAGTATGGAGGTCTTGCAATCCAAACTTCAAGAACTGAAAGTAAAAAATGAACAGGTTGCCAAGGCCTACACAGCGGTAAGTAATGCTCGTGTAGCAAGGGATAAAACCTTATCTAATATGATAAACATCGCAGCGGAAGTTAAGAAGTACGTCAAGTCTGTTTTTGGTGCCAACAGCCCCGAATTTGCACAGATAAAGGGCATTCCGTTCAAGAAAGAACAATAAACAGGCAAGCGCCATGTAAATACACCTTACCACTTTTAGAATACGGGCAGTCGTATTTTAAATACTGGTGTCTACAAATAGAATAATTTTTTCTGCACTTTAAATAATGGCGACCGCTACAAGAAATCTAGCGACCGCCATTTGTATTTTAACATCTGCCTTAACAATAGAGGCATCCGCAAAGTAAATACAAGCGTCCGCAATATAAATACAGGCATCCTCAAGTACGCGAGAGCCATCCGCACCATACCTCTTCTAAACTTAACCTAAGCATCACATATACTTAAATTTAAAACCGTAAATACAATTAAATTTGTAAACGTATTAAGCAGTAAAAAACTGCGGTTTCATAAAGAGGTTTAGGCCTAAACTTAAAAATAACAGACCAATAAATACCGGTAAGATGAAAAAAATAATATTAGTTTCAACCTTGGTAATGACTTTCATTTCATGTATAAATGAAAAGAAAATAGAAACAAATACTATGCAAACCATAGAAGTGGCCATAACCCCAACTCCAGAAACACAAACGAATAAAGATGCGATGTTTCTAGATGAAATAGACTGGTCTAAAATCCCAGAATCAACTGCCAACATTGGTGGTTTTCCCTATTTAACCGTACCAGAAGGGTTTGTGATATGGGAAGAGGGACATAATGAAATTTCAAAAAATGGGATGACTAAATTTTCAGATTTTAGTAAATTAATTCTATTCAATGGCACTTCTTTTTATAATGCTGAAGGTAAAAAAGCGGAACTTGATGTTGCCATGAAAGAAAGGGAGGCCGATTTTAATAAATTCAAATTGGATAAAAGTTTAGAGGCTTACCTAAAACAAATAGGAGCTGTTTTATTGTTTAATGGACAAATTCCTCATGAAAAATTAGATAAACTTAAAGAAACAGATGAGAAATTAGTATATAAATTTATACAAACTGCTGGAAGCCCTTATGATAATGCAGTAAAAAACTATGTATTAAACCATAAAAATGCAAAAGTATGCTTCCAGTTTGGTTCCAATTCGGCTTCTGCAAAACTAGGGATTATAGAATTAGAAGATTTTAAACAAACCATCAAAGCACCAACGGCTTCCGAAATGCAAAACGATATAGATACACGTGGGAAAGCCATACTTAACATCAATTTTGATACTGATAAGGCCGTTTTAAAGCCAGATGGTCAAAAAATAGTGGATGAAATTTACATACTTTTATCAAACAATTCAAAATTAAAATTATCTATTGAAGGCCATACTGATGCGACCGGGTCTCCCGAAAGAAACCAACAATTATCCAGTGATAGAGCCCATACGGTAAGGTACGCTTTAGCAGCGAAAGGCATAGATATAAAACGATTAAAAGCAATTGGATTTGGGGACTCTAAACCATTTGTATCTAATAACAACGATGAAAACAAAGCCAAGAATAGGCGAGTAGAACTCGTTAAAATTTAAACGATAATATAAAAGAGAGACTGGTAATTATAAGAGCTTAGTTTAGAATGCATCAATCAGTTTATAACATATACTTTTTATATGTATTTTTAAGGTTGTAATTTGAAATGATATTCTTATGAAAATCCAAAACACGTTCGTTATTTTTATGGCCGCAGTCTTTTTTTGTGATGTAATCTACGCTCAAAACAAGATGGAATTAATTAAAAAAAGGGCTCAAGTTGAAATGGCAGGCACTGGTTTCCTTTTTACGGAAGGGCCAGCTGTGGCAAATAATGGCAATGTATATTTCACCGACCAACCTAATGATAAAATTCATATTTGGGATGAAAAGAAAGGTATTGCTCTTTATTTGGAAGGAACAGGAAGATCTAACGGCATGTATTTTAATTCAAAAGGTCACCTAATGGCCTGTGCAGATGAAAAAAATCAATTAATTTACTTTGATGAAAACAAAAAAATAAATGTTGTTTTTCAAGATTTTGAAGATAAACATTTGAATGCCCCAAACGATTTATGGATTGCACAAAATGAAAATATTTATTTTACCGATCCGTATTATCATAGAACCTGGTGGGATAAAGAGCATAAAGAAATACAAGAGGTGCCTGGAGTATATTTATTAAATTCTGAAGGCAAAATAAAACGTGTGATTTCTGATTTTGTTAAACCCAATGGAATTATTGGAACTCCCGACGGAAAAACGCTGTATGTTGCTGATATTGGAGACGATAAAATATGGAAGTATGATATTGTGGAAGATGGAACTTTAACAAATAAAACGTTTTTCGCTCCACATGGTAGTGATGGAATGACTATCGACACCAAAGGGAACGTGTATCTTACTTCTGAAAAAGTATGGGTATACAATTCTGAAGGTAAATTAATTGAAGAAATAGATGTACCTGAAAAACCTTCAAATGTTTGTTTCGGAGGTAAAAAAAGAAATATACTTTTTATTACAGCTCGAAAATCTGTTTATACTTTAAAAATGAAAGTAAAAGGAGTCGATTAAGTATTTTTATCTATTAAATCTACCAGAAACATTGCCATCTAAAATACCCATAACTTCACTTACTGTCGCGTAATTAACATCGCCTTCATAGGTGTGTTTTAAAGCGCAGGCAGCACTAGCAAATTCCATAGATTTATAATCGTCGAATTCTTGTAATCCATATATCAATCCTGCGGCAAAGGCATCGCCTGTTCCTATACGGTCTATAATGTGTGTGATATCGAAATCGCTTGTTTCTCTAAACTCTTTACCATTCCACATTCTAGCTCTTATTTTGTGCCAAGATGCATTTATAGGGGTTCTTATTTTATCAAATACCTTTTCAATAGATGGAAATTTTTTCATTAAGGCTTTACTTGCTTCAATAAAATCATCGTTAGAAAATTCATAATTGCTTTCTAAAACTTCATTTATTTCGTTAATACCTCCAATAAAAATAGTGGAATATGAAAGCAAATCGGCCAATACTTCTTGAGCATTTTCACCATATTTCCATAAGCCTTTTCTATAGGTAGGGTCGGCACTTACAGCGATTCCTTTTTCTTTTGCTAATAAAAGTCCGGCTTTAAGTGTGTCGTAAGCGCCTTTACTTAAGGCTGGAGTAATTCCGGTCCAATGAATCCATTTGGCTTTTTTTAAAGTGTTTGTCCAATTTACCATTTCTGGTTTAATTTCAGAAAAAGAAGAATGGGAACGATTATATGAAATAGAGCTAGGGCGCATAACAGCACCTACTTCTAAAAAATAGACACCCAAAGGTCGGTCCGACCGTACAATGGCCGATGTGCTTACTCCAAATTTTTGTATATATGAAATGGCTGTATCTCCAACAAAATCGTTAGAAACACAGCTAATATGCTTTACTTTTTCACCAAAATTAGCAATGGAAATGCCTACATTCACTTCAGTACCGCCAAAATAAAATTCTAACAAATTAGCCTGTATAAATTTTTTATTTCCCTCGGGCGATAAGCGCATTAAAACTTCTCCGAATGTTATAATTTGTTTCATGTTAATTAAATTAATGTGTATATATTCTATTTTCTTGCTCGTTAACCCGAATAAAGGTAGTGCGTTTAGTAAGTTCTTTCAAGCGTTTTGCTCCTACGTATGTACAAGTACTTCTTAAACTCCCTAAAATATCTTGCAAAGTATTCTCTACGTCGCCTTTAAAAGGAACTTCAACTGTTTTACCCTCGCTGGCTCTATATTCGGCAACACCACCAACATGTTTTTCCATGGCAGTAGATGAGCTCATACCATAAAATTTCCGATAAGGTTTTCCTTGTCTTTCAATTATTTCACCACCACTTTCTGTATGTCCAGCAAGCATACCACCTAGCATAACAAAATCGGCACCTGCACCAAAAGCTTTAGCAATATCACCAGGAACGGAACAACCTCCGTCGCTAATTATTTGTCCTCCTAAACCATGAGCAGCATCGGCACATTCAATAATAGCTGAAAGTTGTGGGTAGCCAACACCTGTTTTAACTCGTGTGGTACAAACTGAACCCGGACCAATACCAACTTTTACAATATCGGCTCCTGAGAGTAATAATTCCTCAACCATTTCACCAGTAACAACATTGCCCGCAATAATAACTTTATCGGGGTATTGGTCTCTGGTTTGTTTTACAAAATCGGCGAAATGTTCAGAATAGCCATTGGCAACATCTATACATATGAACTTTAAATAAGGATTAACTTTAAAAATGGAAGCTAATTTTTCTGAGTCTTTTTTGCTTATACCCGTACTTACCGCTATATAATTCTCCATGCCTTCTGGTAAATTTGAAGTAAACACATTCCAATCGGCCATAGAATAATGTTTATGTAAAGTGGTAAAA
The genomic region above belongs to Mariniflexile litorale and contains:
- a CDS encoding SMP-30/gluconolactonase/LRE family protein, whose protein sequence is MELIKKRAQVEMAGTGFLFTEGPAVANNGNVYFTDQPNDKIHIWDEKKGIALYLEGTGRSNGMYFNSKGHLMACADEKNQLIYFDENKKINVVFQDFEDKHLNAPNDLWIAQNENIYFTDPYYHRTWWDKEHKEIQEVPGVYLLNSEGKIKRVISDFVKPNGIIGTPDGKTLYVADIGDDKIWKYDIVEDGTLTNKTFFAPHGSDGMTIDTKGNVYLTSEKVWVYNSEGKLIEEIDVPEKPSNVCFGGKKRNILFITARKSVYTLKMKVKGVD
- a CDS encoding OmpA family protein, producing the protein MKKIILVSTLVMTFISCINEKKIETNTMQTIEVAITPTPETQTNKDAMFLDEIDWSKIPESTANIGGFPYLTVPEGFVIWEEGHNEISKNGMTKFSDFSKLILFNGTSFYNAEGKKAELDVAMKEREADFNKFKLDKSLEAYLKQIGAVLLFNGQIPHEKLDKLKETDEKLVYKFIQTAGSPYDNAVKNYVLNHKNAKVCFQFGSNSASAKLGIIELEDFKQTIKAPTASEMQNDIDTRGKAILNINFDTDKAVLKPDGQKIVDEIYILLSNNSKLKLSIEGHTDATGSPERNQQLSSDRAHTVRYALAAKGIDIKRLKAIGFGDSKPFVSNNNDENKAKNRRVELVKI
- a CDS encoding GMP reductase — its product is MRIEYDIKLGFKDVMIRPKRSTLKSRAEVSLEREFKFLHSPFSWTGIPIIAANMDTVGTFEMAKALYKKQLFTTLHKHYSMADWNVFTSNLPEGMENYIAVSTGISKKDSEKLASIFKVNPYLKFICIDVANGYSEHFADFVKQTRDQYPDKVIIAGNVVTGEMVEELLLSGADIVKVGIGPGSVCTTRVKTGVGYPQLSAIIECADAAHGLGGQIISDGGCSVPGDIAKAFGAGADFVMLGGMLAGHTESGGEIIERQGKPYRKFYGMSSSTAMEKHVGGVAEYRASEGKTVEVPFKGDVENTLQDILGSLRSTCTYVGAKRLKELTKRTTFIRVNEQENRIYTH
- a CDS encoding sugar kinase; its protein translation is MKQIITFGEVLMRLSPEGNKKFIQANLLEFYFGGTEVNVGISIANFGEKVKHISCVSNDFVGDTAISYIQKFGVSTSAIVRSDRPLGVYFLEVGAVMRPSSISYNRSHSSFSEIKPEMVNWTNTLKKAKWIHWTGITPALSKGAYDTLKAGLLLAKEKGIAVSADPTYRKGLWKYGENAQEVLADLLSYSTIFIGGINEINEVLESNYEFSNDDFIEASKALMKKFPSIEKVFDKIRTPINASWHKIRARMWNGKEFRETSDFDITHIIDRIGTGDAFAAGLIYGLQEFDDYKSMEFASAACALKHTYEGDVNYATVSEVMGILDGNVSGRFNR